A portion of the Nitratidesulfovibrio termitidis HI1 genome contains these proteins:
- the gabT gene encoding 4-aminobutyrate--2-oxoglutarate transaminase, whose product MNQQTKDLMDRRAKSVAKGVFNAAPVFAAKAEGAVITDVEGREFIDFAGGIGVMNVGHNHPKVVEAIKRQADKLLHSCFHIVMYEEYVALCEKLAALTPGSFPKKAALFNSGAEAVENAVKIARHATGRQGVVVFENSFHGRTLLAMSLTSKVKPYKFGFGPYAPEIYRIPYAYCYRCPMGKEYPSCDVACADLLRKAFVNSFAPENIACLLVEPIVGEGGFATPPPEYFARLKAICEEFGIVFIADEVQTGAARTGRMFAMEHWGVEPDLVCMAKSIGGGMPISAVAGKAELMDSPQVGGLGGTYGGNPVCCAAALAALEAIEADGLVARSEALGTKLFAAFGEMQKKYAIIGDVRGKGSMIALELVHDRTARTPAADKAKALTAYCFEKGLILLSCGNYGNVIRTLMPLAITDAQLDKAMAIIDEGFAAIA is encoded by the coding sequence ATGAATCAACAGACCAAAGACCTGATGGATCGAAGGGCCAAGTCCGTCGCCAAGGGCGTGTTCAACGCGGCGCCGGTGTTTGCAGCCAAGGCGGAAGGGGCCGTGATCACCGATGTGGAAGGGCGCGAGTTCATCGACTTTGCCGGGGGCATAGGCGTGATGAACGTGGGCCACAACCACCCGAAGGTGGTGGAGGCCATCAAGCGGCAGGCGGACAAGCTGCTGCACTCGTGCTTCCACATCGTGATGTATGAAGAATACGTGGCCCTGTGCGAAAAACTGGCCGCGCTCACGCCGGGGTCGTTCCCCAAAAAGGCCGCCCTGTTCAACAGCGGGGCCGAGGCGGTGGAAAACGCCGTCAAGATCGCCCGCCACGCCACCGGCAGGCAGGGTGTGGTGGTATTCGAAAACAGCTTCCATGGCCGCACCCTGCTGGCCATGTCGCTGACCAGCAAGGTCAAGCCCTACAAGTTCGGCTTCGGCCCCTACGCGCCGGAAATCTATCGTATTCCCTACGCCTACTGTTACCGCTGCCCCATGGGCAAGGAATACCCCTCGTGCGATGTGGCCTGCGCCGACCTGCTGCGCAAGGCCTTCGTCAACAGCTTCGCGCCCGAGAACATCGCCTGCCTGCTCGTGGAACCCATCGTGGGCGAGGGTGGCTTCGCCACGCCGCCGCCGGAATACTTCGCCAGGCTGAAGGCCATCTGCGAGGAATTCGGCATCGTGTTCATCGCCGACGAGGTGCAGACCGGCGCAGCCCGCACCGGCAGGATGTTTGCCATGGAGCACTGGGGCGTGGAGCCGGACCTTGTGTGCATGGCCAAGTCCATCGGCGGGGGCATGCCCATTTCCGCCGTGGCGGGCAAGGCGGAACTGATGGATTCGCCCCAGGTGGGCGGCCTTGGCGGCACCTACGGGGGCAACCCGGTGTGTTGCGCCGCAGCGCTGGCCGCGCTGGAAGCCATAGAGGCCGATGGCCTGGTGGCCCGGTCCGAGGCGCTGGGCACAAAGCTGTTCGCCGCCTTCGGCGAAATGCAGAAGAAATACGCCATCATCGGCGACGTGCGGGGCAAGGGCTCCATGATTGCCCTTGAACTGGTGCACGACCGCACCGCCAGGACCCCGGCAGCGGACAAGGCCAAGGCCCTGACCGCGTACTGCTTCGAAAAGGGTCTCATCCTGCTTTCGTGCGGCAACTACGGCAACGTCATCCGCACGCTGATGCCGCTGGCCATCACCGATGCCCAGTTGGACAAGGCCATGGCCATCATCGACGAGGGCTTCGCCGCCATCGCATAA
- a CDS encoding sigma 54-interacting transcriptional regulator produces the protein MTTHADLLAILDAASYAVVALDLNCRVLYLNKSARLFLHKRGRYVEDCIGCEGDQILPLATPKVRKALTTAEFKAGVGRMVDKGNQLFYEITPLMQDGKLAGAVVSLQRPERFEQMACNLETYQNLALRLQTIFDSSSDGIWVSDENGVVLDINNASEKLNGVNAATLRGQNVRTLLERGLIDDSVTVRVLQTKRQQTIIQNIKKTGRQLLVTGTPAFNDRGELYLVVANERDITDLNVLQENLEQARRAQEKVQRELEGLTMLEYERGGVVAESKSMRRVLMTCLKLAQLEATTLLLLGESGTGKGLLAKFIHKSGPRQTKPFISVNCAALPDSLFEAELFGYEKGAFTGALETGRVGLMELAGDGTLFLDEVGEISPSGQAKLLKALDEREFLPLGSNKPRPLECNIIAATNRDLKAMTEAKKFREDLLYRLKTFTVSIPPLRERREDLFELVTLLLKQNNERYGTHKRITPRFLDTLQQYPFPGNVRELTGLIRQGVVMCDDVVLDDFLEDQIGNKAEQQDAEATTSLTAAVDAVEREMLIKARAVCHGTREMATYLGISQPTVVRKLRRHGIRPPRNAE, from the coding sequence ATGACGACACATGCCGACCTGCTCGCCATTCTGGATGCCGCCAGCTACGCCGTGGTCGCGCTGGACCTGAACTGCCGCGTGCTCTACCTGAACAAGAGCGCCAGGCTGTTCCTGCACAAGCGCGGCCGCTACGTGGAAGACTGCATCGGCTGCGAAGGCGACCAGATTCTGCCGCTGGCCACCCCCAAGGTGCGCAAGGCCCTGACCACGGCGGAATTCAAGGCGGGTGTGGGCCGCATGGTGGACAAGGGCAACCAGCTCTTCTACGAAATCACCCCCCTGATGCAGGACGGCAAGCTGGCGGGCGCCGTGGTCAGCCTGCAACGGCCGGAACGCTTCGAGCAGATGGCCTGCAATCTGGAAACCTACCAGAACCTGGCCCTGCGCCTGCAAACCATCTTCGATTCCTCCAGCGACGGCATCTGGGTTTCGGACGAGAACGGCGTGGTGCTGGACATCAACAACGCCTCGGAAAAGCTCAACGGCGTCAACGCCGCCACCCTGCGCGGCCAGAACGTGCGCACCCTGCTGGAGCGCGGACTGATCGACGATTCCGTCACCGTGCGCGTGTTGCAGACCAAGCGCCAGCAGACCATCATCCAGAATATCAAGAAGACCGGGCGCCAGTTGCTGGTCACCGGCACCCCGGCCTTCAACGACCGGGGCGAACTGTATCTGGTGGTGGCCAACGAACGCGACATCACCGACCTGAACGTCCTGCAGGAAAACCTGGAGCAGGCCCGCCGCGCGCAGGAAAAGGTGCAGCGTGAACTGGAAGGCCTGACCATGCTGGAGTACGAACGCGGCGGGGTGGTGGCGGAATCGAAGTCCATGCGCCGCGTGCTGATGACCTGCCTCAAACTGGCCCAGCTGGAAGCCACCACCTTGCTGCTGCTTGGCGAATCGGGCACCGGCAAGGGACTGCTGGCCAAGTTCATCCACAAGAGCGGCCCGCGCCAGACCAAGCCCTTCATCTCGGTGAACTGCGCGGCCCTGCCGGACAGCCTGTTCGAGGCGGAACTGTTCGGCTACGAGAAGGGCGCCTTCACCGGCGCGCTGGAAACGGGCCGCGTGGGGCTGATGGAACTGGCGGGCGACGGCACGCTGTTCCTCGACGAAGTGGGCGAGATTTCACCCAGCGGACAGGCCAAGCTGCTGAAGGCGCTGGACGAACGGGAATTCCTGCCGCTCGGCAGCAACAAGCCCCGCCCGCTGGAATGCAACATCATCGCCGCCACCAACCGCGACCTGAAGGCCATGACCGAGGCCAAGAAGTTTCGCGAAGACCTGCTGTACCGCCTGAAGACCTTCACCGTGTCCATCCCGCCACTGCGCGAACGGCGCGAAGACCTGTTCGAACTGGTCACCCTGCTGCTGAAGCAGAACAACGAACGCTACGGCACGCACAAGCGCATCACCCCCCGTTTTCTGGACACGCTGCAGCAGTATCCCTTCCCCGGCAACGTGCGCGAACTGACGGGCCTGATCCGCCAGGGCGTGGTCATGTGCGACGACGTGGTGCTGGACGATTTTCTGGAAGACCAGATCGGCAACAAGGCGGAGCAGCAGGACGCGGAGGCGACCACCTCGCTCACCGCCGCCGTGGATGCGGTGGAACGCGAAATGCTCATCAAGGCCCGCGCCGTCTGCCACGGCACCCGCGAAATGGCCACCTACCTCGGCATCAGCCAGCCCACGGTGGTGCGCAAACTGCGCCGCCACGGCATCCGCCCGCCCCGCAACGCCGAATAG
- a CDS encoding NAD-dependent succinate-semialdehyde dehydrogenase, with protein MAIQSLNPATGEVLASFDAYTPEHTRQILDATAAAWENWRLLSHARRAEYLKKAADELRHQAPWLAEIMAREMGKPVRLGEGEALKCAAVCDYYATEGEAMLAPVPVPGAGRKAFITYEPLGTVLTVMPWNFPFWQVFRIAAPSLMAGNTVVLKHASNVPQCALAIEQIFKDAGFPEHVFRTLLIGARQVEAVLDHPSVFAVSLTGSEPAGRKVAAAAGARLKKSVMELGGSDPFIVLPDADLEEAVKVATQSRCGNTGQTCIAAKRFIVLDEVYDEFLARLGESFGKLVMGNPLDKSTDMGPMSSAGLRKELQEQVDRCVRAGGIVRMGGAIPEGPGAFYPPSIITDVPTDDPVCREELFGPVALVFRVSSVDKAVALANDTPFGLGGSVWSRDEEGALQIAARIRTGCVFINSLVRSDVHLPFGGIGNSGYGRELGAYGIREFVNVKSICVG; from the coding sequence ATGGCCATCCAGAGTCTCAACCCGGCCACCGGAGAAGTGCTTGCCTCGTTCGATGCCTATACGCCCGAGCACACCCGCCAGATCCTGGACGCCACCGCCGCCGCCTGGGAAAACTGGCGCCTGCTCAGCCATGCCCGCCGCGCCGAATATCTGAAGAAGGCCGCGGACGAACTGCGCCACCAGGCCCCCTGGCTGGCGGAAATCATGGCCCGCGAAATGGGCAAGCCGGTGCGCCTGGGCGAAGGCGAGGCGCTGAAGTGCGCCGCCGTGTGCGACTACTACGCCACGGAGGGCGAGGCCATGCTGGCCCCCGTGCCCGTGCCCGGCGCGGGGCGCAAGGCCTTCATCACCTATGAACCGCTGGGCACCGTGCTGACGGTGATGCCCTGGAACTTTCCCTTCTGGCAGGTGTTCCGCATTGCCGCGCCCTCGCTGATGGCGGGCAACACCGTGGTGCTCAAGCACGCCTCCAACGTGCCCCAGTGCGCCCTGGCCATAGAGCAGATTTTCAAGGACGCGGGCTTTCCCGAACACGTCTTCCGCACCCTGCTCATAGGCGCGCGACAGGTGGAAGCGGTGCTGGACCACCCCTCGGTCTTCGCCGTCAGCCTTACGGGCAGCGAGCCCGCAGGCCGCAAGGTGGCCGCCGCCGCCGGGGCCCGCCTGAAGAAATCGGTCATGGAACTGGGCGGCAGCGACCCCTTCATCGTGCTGCCCGATGCCGATCTGGAAGAAGCGGTGAAGGTGGCCACCCAATCCCGCTGCGGCAACACCGGCCAGACCTGCATCGCGGCCAAGCGCTTCATCGTGCTGGACGAGGTGTACGACGAATTCCTGGCCCGGCTGGGCGAAAGCTTCGGCAAGCTGGTGATGGGCAACCCGCTGGACAAGTCCACGGACATGGGCCCCATGTCCTCGGCGGGCCTGCGCAAGGAATTGCAGGAACAGGTGGACCGCTGCGTGCGCGCGGGCGGCATCGTGCGCATGGGCGGCGCCATTCCGGAAGGGCCGGGCGCGTTCTACCCGCCCTCCATCATCACCGACGTGCCCACCGACGATCCCGTGTGCCGCGAAGAACTGTTCGGCCCCGTGGCGCTGGTGTTCCGCGTGTCGTCGGTGGACAAGGCCGTGGCCCTGGCCAACGACACCCCCTTCGGCCTTGGCGGCTCCGTCTGGTCGCGCGACGAGGAAGGCGCCCTGCAGATTGCCGCGCGCATCCGCACCGGGTGCGTGTTCATCAACAGCCTGGTGCGCAGCGATGTGCACCTGCCCTTCGGCGGCATCGGCAATTCCGGCTACGGGCGCGAACTGGGCGCCTACGGCATCCGCGAATTCGTCAACGTCAAGTCCATCTGCGTGGGGTAG
- a CDS encoding rhodanese-like domain-containing protein, with product MTYRSEPDEEFSPRAEHARIPYAARRTPLRTLLLGLAALCVAVYAATAILPTGALAPNARAAEVKAAEPRNVTPEEVTVLMQQHKGDEAFMILDVRTPAEFAEGHLVDARNFDVKASDFHDRVGSLNRNRTYVVYCRSGNRSGKAVDAMRDMGFTSILHMNGGMLAWGEAKLPVEKP from the coding sequence ATGACCTACCGTTCCGAACCCGACGAGGAATTCAGCCCGCGCGCGGAGCACGCCCGCATCCCGTACGCCGCAAGGCGCACGCCACTGCGCACCCTGCTGCTGGGCCTGGCTGCCCTGTGCGTGGCGGTGTACGCCGCCACCGCCATCCTGCCCACGGGCGCGTTGGCCCCCAATGCCCGCGCCGCAGAGGTCAAGGCCGCCGAACCGCGCAACGTGACGCCGGAAGAAGTCACCGTCCTCATGCAGCAGCACAAGGGCGACGAGGCCTTCATGATCCTTGATGTGCGCACTCCGGCGGAATTCGCCGAAGGGCACCTTGTCGACGCGCGCAACTTCGACGTCAAGGCGTCGGACTTCCACGACCGCGTGGGGTCGCTGAACCGCAACCGCACCTATGTTGTGTACTGCCGTTCGGGCAACCGCAGCGGCAAGGCCGTGGACGCCATGCGCGACATGGGCTTCACCTCCATCCTGCACATGAACGGCGGCATGCTGGCCTGGGGCGAGGCCAAGCTGCCGGTGGAAAAGCCGTAG
- the ilvN gene encoding acetolactate synthase small subunit, giving the protein MKHTLSVLVKNRAGAVAEATDVFRRRGISFRSISCAETEDFDVSRLVLTVEDHEAELESIADELRAQDVVATVEDLSRRDFVDRELVLVKVDVTRETTTQIMQVCEVFRASVIGMGQETMTVEMTGDTQKVDGFIRMLRPFGIRSLARTGVVAMKRGDDD; this is encoded by the coding sequence ATGAAACATACATTGTCCGTGCTGGTGAAGAACAGGGCCGGGGCCGTGGCCGAGGCCACGGACGTCTTCCGGCGCCGGGGCATCAGCTTTCGTTCCATATCCTGCGCCGAGACCGAGGATTTCGACGTTTCCCGCCTTGTGCTGACCGTGGAGGACCACGAGGCCGAACTGGAATCCATCGCCGACGAACTGCGCGCCCAGGACGTGGTGGCCACGGTCGAGGACCTTTCACGCCGCGACTTCGTGGACCGCGAACTGGTGCTGGTGAAGGTGGACGTGACCCGCGAAACCACCACCCAGATCATGCAGGTGTGCGAGGTGTTCCGGGCCAGCGTCATCGGCATGGGCCAGGAAACCATGACCGTGGAAATGACCGGCGACACCCAGAAGGTGGATGGCTTCATCCGCATGTTGCGCCCGTTCGGCATTCGCAGCCTGGCGAGGACGGGGGTGGTCGCCATGAAGCGCGGCGATGACGACTAG
- a CDS encoding phosphate acyltransferase, protein MTTEAKICQGPHTGGQGPRGLDELVARVAACGARPRIVLAACAEAHALGALLDAMDRGIAQPLLVGDMEQAARIAGELSRDISDIAAVHAPDPREAVQCAVDMVRRGEAEVLMKGLVNTDVLLRRVLNRTTGLPPKGVLSHVAVFELPVPGGGTRLAMMTDAAVNIRPNLQRKLEIVHNAVAVARALGIARPRVAMLAATEKVILPAMPATLDAQIVARMADQGEFGAADVAGPMALDIAISPDAAARKGVDHPVAGCADILVAPDIESGNILYKSLTTLAHADMASTMAGSSAPLVVTSRGDSERSKFCSIALAGYLALAARS, encoded by the coding sequence TTGACCACTGAAGCAAAGATTTGCCAGGGCCCGCACACGGGCGGGCAGGGGCCGCGCGGCCTTGACGAGTTGGTGGCGCGCGTGGCCGCCTGCGGGGCACGCCCGCGCATCGTTCTGGCGGCCTGTGCAGAAGCCCACGCCTTGGGCGCGCTGCTGGACGCCATGGACCGGGGCATTGCCCAGCCCCTGCTGGTGGGCGACATGGAGCAGGCCGCGCGCATTGCTGGCGAGCTCTCGCGCGACATTTCCGACATCGCCGCCGTGCACGCCCCCGACCCGCGCGAGGCGGTGCAATGTGCCGTGGACATGGTGCGGCGCGGCGAGGCCGAGGTGCTCATGAAGGGCCTCGTGAATACCGATGTACTGTTGCGTCGGGTGCTCAACCGCACCACGGGTCTGCCGCCCAAGGGCGTGCTGAGTCATGTGGCCGTGTTCGAACTGCCCGTACCGGGCGGCGGCACGCGCCTGGCCATGATGACCGACGCCGCCGTGAACATCCGCCCCAACCTGCAGCGCAAGCTGGAAATCGTGCACAACGCCGTGGCCGTGGCCCGCGCGTTGGGCATTGCCCGGCCCCGCGTGGCCATGCTGGCCGCCACGGAAAAGGTCATCCTGCCCGCCATGCCCGCCACGCTGGATGCCCAGATCGTGGCCCGCATGGCCGATCAGGGCGAGTTCGGCGCGGCGGACGTGGCCGGGCCCATGGCGCTGGACATCGCCATTTCGCCCGACGCCGCCGCCCGCAAGGGCGTGGACCATCCCGTGGCCGGGTGCGCGGACATTCTCGTGGCGCCGGACATCGAGAGCGGCAACATCCTGTATAAGTCGCTGACCACCCTGGCCCATGCGGACATGGCCAGCACCATGGCGGGCAGTTCCGCGCCGCTGGTGGTCACCTCGCGCGGGGACAGCGAACGGTCCAAGTTCTGTTCCATCGCGCTGGCGGGGTATCTGGCCCTGGCCGCAAGAAGCTAG
- the buk gene encoding butyrate kinase: MSSQPSRTASQSGERILAINPGSTSTKVALYEGATEVFSETVEHPRDELAAFPTVIAQYAYRRAAVDALLAEHGMADMPLAAVAGRGGLLPPMPGGAWRITPAMLETLEQARYGEHPCNLGAPLAHDYAARWGVAAYIVDPPVTDEMDEVARISGLPALPRRSVFHALSQRSAARRAAELLGVDYAANRWLVAHMGGGISVAAHRCGRIVDVINALDGDGPIAPERTGRLPSLGVLSLVQDGTYTFEQLRRIILREGGMWAHCGTNDLRVLERRMDGTSRCDKDGTSRCDKDGTSRCDKDGTSRCDRDGASRCDKDGTDGAPPDAHAALVFEAVAYTIAKEIASLSPALMDGGSGAGCGQPATGDPACPPRITGVVLTGGMARSVRLTERLRQRLQWLAPVVVLPEVEEMHALASGVLRVLRGQEIPGDYV; this comes from the coding sequence CTGAGTTCCCAGCCTTCACGCACCGCCAGCCAGTCCGGCGAACGCATTCTGGCCATCAACCCCGGTTCCACCTCCACCAAGGTGGCCCTGTACGAGGGTGCAACCGAGGTGTTTTCCGAAACCGTGGAGCACCCGCGCGACGAGCTTGCGGCCTTTCCCACGGTCATCGCCCAGTACGCCTACCGCCGCGCCGCCGTGGACGCGCTGCTGGCCGAACACGGCATGGCCGACATGCCCCTGGCCGCCGTGGCCGGGCGCGGCGGCCTGCTGCCGCCCATGCCCGGCGGGGCGTGGCGCATCACCCCGGCCATGCTGGAAACGCTGGAGCAGGCCCGCTACGGCGAGCACCCCTGCAACCTCGGCGCGCCGCTCGCCCATGACTACGCCGCCCGCTGGGGCGTGGCCGCGTACATCGTGGACCCGCCCGTCACCGACGAGATGGACGAGGTGGCCCGCATTTCCGGCCTGCCCGCCCTGCCGCGCCGCAGTGTGTTCCATGCCCTCAGCCAGCGCTCCGCCGCACGGCGGGCCGCCGAACTGCTGGGCGTTGACTATGCGGCCAACCGCTGGCTGGTGGCGCACATGGGGGGCGGCATTTCCGTGGCGGCGCACCGCTGCGGGCGCATCGTGGACGTCATCAACGCGCTGGACGGCGACGGCCCCATCGCGCCGGAACGCACCGGCCGCCTGCCGTCGCTGGGCGTGCTGTCGCTGGTGCAGGACGGCACCTACACCTTCGAACAGCTCAGGCGCATCATCCTGCGCGAGGGCGGCATGTGGGCGCATTGCGGCACCAACGACCTGCGCGTGCTGGAGCGGCGCATGGACGGAACGTCTCGCTGCGATAAGGACGGTACGTCCCGCTGCGATAAGGACGGTACGTCCCGCTGCGATAAGGACGGTACGTCCCGCTGCGATAGGGACGGGGCGTCCCGTTGCGATAAAGACGGAACGGACGGCGCCCCGCCCGACGCCCACGCCGCGCTGGTGTTCGAGGCCGTGGCCTACACCATCGCCAAGGAAATCGCCTCGCTGTCGCCCGCGCTGATGGATGGCGGCAGCGGCGCCGGGTGCGGCCAGCCCGCCACGGGCGATCCCGCGTGTCCGCCCCGTATCACCGGGGTGGTGCTGACCGGCGGCATGGCCCGCAGCGTGCGGCTGACGGAACGGTTGCGCCAGCGGCTGCAATGGCTGGCCCCGGTGGTGGTGCTGCCCGAGGTGGAAGAAATGCACGCCCTGGCATCGGGCGTGCTGCGCGTGTTGCGCGGCCAGGAGATACCCGGCGACTACGTATAG
- a CDS encoding TetR/AcrR family transcriptional regulator, which produces MASSKDLILENARILFAANGFKGTTIAQIAKTSNVTDAAIYRHYRSKQEVFDVIVETYLEEYRKLMAAIKERQKSGYCLLETLILDHCGFIDKRLTDTRVLLNTYTTIPSARAVMDALSTSLFQTVEACLIRGIRDGTVRDDIDVPETARIVGILLLGLNRRRIFWPETPDLAQGVVAFCQRSIKS; this is translated from the coding sequence ATGGCATCTTCCAAAGACCTGATACTGGAAAACGCACGTATCCTGTTTGCCGCCAACGGCTTCAAGGGTACCACCATCGCCCAGATCGCCAAGACGTCCAACGTGACGGACGCGGCCATCTACCGGCACTACCGTTCCAAGCAGGAAGTGTTCGACGTCATCGTCGAAACCTATCTGGAAGAGTACCGGAAGCTGATGGCGGCCATCAAGGAACGGCAGAAGAGCGGCTATTGCCTGTTGGAAACGCTGATCCTGGACCACTGCGGATTCATCGACAAGCGCCTGACGGACACCCGGGTGCTGCTGAATACCTACACCACCATTCCCAGCGCCCGCGCGGTGATGGACGCGCTGTCCACCAGCCTGTTCCAGACCGTGGAGGCCTGCCTGATCCGGGGCATCCGCGACGGCACGGTGCGCGACGACATCGACGTGCCGGAAACGGCGCGCATCGTCGGCATCCTGTTGCTGGGGCTGAACCGCCGCCGCATCTTCTGGCCGGAAACGCCGGATCTCGCGCAGGGCGTGGTGGCCTTCTGTCAGCGCAGCATCAAGAGCTGA
- a CDS encoding DUF4139 domain-containing protein translates to MHGAHGAHGAHGARGAHPLGQAQPLPSVLASAASSVLSSVLSPALPLLALLLVLAACPVQAAQPSAAASPPSVSDSRADDPLPAAPASVVLYPRSARVTVEDRVTVETAPGGGQSFRVALPAGADPATLSVTIPGNGVASISIREADAAESPRVARLRVELAGLRREAASVAGSIAATEARMALWSKPPVTNAPTADLERLDAQMARRLAELNATLPDLRDKEAALVARIDRLEQELNNAGGAARTAPVATVLLASPARGPLAVSYAYTLRDAGWRPAYRLEAFPDKDSVGFTFEAEIRQGSSVDWNGARLSVATVEPGTALQPPPLRNWQLRPVLGVTPMPMAMKAAPMAAEAVALRADAASGAPVDEKATYEVWDLGQRTLPAGGSARVALRNETWPAAFRHTVRPAADPRAFLTAAVTLPEPRHYPAGEALYVADGASVGSATFSLAEDKADIFFGSDPMVSATMRLDERKSGREGLVNKQQTRTWAWTIEVANRRATPVSVRVEDAEPQPRDTAINLSVESDPRPATENHHLVWNLDVAPRATATIRHAVRATAPADMRLDDGR, encoded by the coding sequence ATGCATGGGGCGCATGGGGCGCACGGGGCGCACGGCGCGCGCGGGGCGCACCCGCTCGGCCAGGCGCAGCCCCTGCCGTCCGTCCTGGCGTCCGCCGCATCTTCTGTCCTGTCGTCCGTGCTGTCACCCGCCCTGCCCCTGCTGGCGCTCCTGCTCGTACTGGCCGCATGCCCCGTGCAGGCCGCCCAGCCGTCGGCTGCGGCATCTCCGCCGTCCGTATCCGACAGCCGGGCAGACGATCCGTTACCCGCCGCGCCCGCATCCGTGGTGCTCTACCCCCGTTCCGCGCGGGTCACGGTGGAAGACCGGGTGACGGTGGAGACCGCGCCCGGGGGCGGACAATCGTTCCGGGTGGCCCTGCCCGCCGGGGCGGACCCGGCTACCCTGTCCGTGACCATCCCCGGCAACGGAGTGGCATCGATAAGCATTCGTGAAGCCGACGCGGCCGAGTCCCCGCGCGTGGCGCGCCTGCGGGTCGAACTGGCCGGACTGCGGCGCGAGGCCGCGTCCGTGGCCGGGTCCATCGCCGCCACCGAGGCGCGCATGGCCCTGTGGTCCAAGCCCCCGGTAACCAACGCCCCCACAGCCGACCTGGAACGGCTGGACGCCCAGATGGCCCGTCGTCTGGCGGAACTGAACGCCACCCTGCCCGACCTGCGCGACAAGGAAGCCGCGCTGGTCGCGCGCATCGACAGGCTGGAGCAGGAACTGAACAACGCGGGCGGCGCGGCGCGCACGGCGCCGGTGGCCACGGTGCTGCTGGCAAGTCCGGCGCGCGGCCCCCTGGCCGTGTCGTATGCCTACACCCTGCGCGACGCGGGCTGGCGACCCGCCTACCGGCTGGAGGCCTTTCCGGACAAGGACAGCGTGGGGTTCACCTTCGAGGCGGAAATCCGCCAGGGAAGTTCCGTGGACTGGAATGGCGCGCGCCTGTCCGTGGCCACGGTGGAACCGGGCACGGCCCTGCAACCGCCGCCCCTGCGCAACTGGCAGTTGCGGCCCGTTCTGGGCGTGACGCCCATGCCCATGGCCATGAAGGCGGCCCCCATGGCCGCCGAGGCCGTGGCCCTGCGCGCCGACGCCGCGTCCGGCGCACCTGTGGACGAAAAGGCCACCTACGAGGTGTGGGACCTTGGTCAGCGCACCCTGCCCGCAGGCGGCAGCGCCCGCGTGGCCCTGCGCAACGAAACATGGCCTGCTGCCTTCCGGCACACCGTGCGCCCGGCGGCAGACCCGCGCGCCTTCCTTACCGCCGCCGTCACCCTGCCCGAACCGCGCCACTACCCCGCGGGCGAGGCGCTGTACGTGGCCGACGGGGCCAGCGTGGGCAGTGCGACCTTCAGCCTGGCGGAGGACAAGGCCGACATCTTTTTCGGCAGCGACCCCATGGTATCCGCCACCATGCGCCTGGACGAACGCAAGAGCGGCCGCGAAGGGCTGGTGAACAAGCAGCAGACCCGCACCTGGGCCTGGACCATCGAGGTGGCCAACCGGCGCGCCACCCCGGTGTCCGTGCGCGTGGAAGACGCGGAACCGCAACCGCGCGACACGGCCATCAACCTCAGCGTGGAATCCGACCCCAGGCCCGCCACGGAAAACCACCACCTGGTATGGAACCTGGATGTTGCCCCCCGCGCCACCGCCACCATCCGGCACGCGGTGCGGGCCACGGCCCCGGCGGACATGCGTCTGGATGACGGCAGATAG
- a CDS encoding cupin domain-containing protein, producing the protein MQGPKPPAGTVTSRAGAVPYVTRDGSIIRELMHPAVHGNRNQSLAEAEVPPGCVTLLHRHPHSEELYHVTAGQGLMTLGDASFAVGPGDTVHIAPGTPHRIANTGDVPLLVLCCCAPPYSHGDTDLLDPVAG; encoded by the coding sequence ATGCAAGGCCCCAAGCCCCCGGCAGGCACAGTCACCTCCCGCGCCGGAGCCGTGCCCTACGTCACCCGCGACGGCTCCATCATCCGCGAACTGATGCACCCCGCCGTGCACGGCAACCGCAACCAGTCGCTGGCCGAGGCGGAAGTGCCGCCCGGCTGCGTCACCCTGCTGCACCGCCACCCGCACAGTGAGGAGTTATACCACGTCACCGCCGGGCAGGGGCTGATGACCCTGGGCGATGCCAGCTTTGCCGTAGGGCCGGGCGACACCGTGCACATTGCCCCCGGCACGCCGCACCGCATCGCCAACACGGGAGATGTGCCGCTGCTGGTGCTGTGTTGCTGCGCCCCGCCCTACAGCCACGGGGACACCGACCTGCTGGACCCCGTCGCCGGGTAG